A single Primulina eburnea isolate SZY01 chromosome 11, ASM2296580v1, whole genome shotgun sequence DNA region contains:
- the LOC140805630 gene encoding protein FAR1-RELATED SEQUENCE 5-like, whose product MDQYSGDEQSYIPQVGDDQKPQIGMRFDSLEDAFSFYNQYARESGFSARMSNSKKSKKTNEIVWKKFVCFKEGHTDDIRWSKQTKKDQPRKERARGETRTGCLSKISVVKEQTGPGWVVSTFVESHNHSLSTPSKVHLLRSHRGISASKKMLSQQFAEANVPTCQQMRLFEIESGGPEHVGFIERDIRNYEQSVRDEHKGIDAETLVDFFESEKEKNSLFFFDYETDSDNRFTRCFWTDHVSRRAYTAFGDVVVFDTTYNTNKYGMIFAPFVGVNHHHQTILFGCGLLSDEKTDSFVWLLNKFLEAMCQGAPNLIITDQDPALTKAISQVFPRTTHRYCLWHILNKFSEKLNPMTFRDHYESIRNAILHSSTDEEFESSWEAAMSNANLEQHDWLSLMFDLRHKWVPAYFNHVFSAGMSSSQRSESSHAFFKRYISSKNSLMDFIIRFNKALRHQRHNELVADHVDMNERPKLQSKWPMESQMVTVYTKKKWLEFLEEMSQSHGYYVQTESVGNEFGIYKVMNFQASSSSKPRVLTHVIQGDDILCSCMKFQFEGIPCRHMLAFFRINQVFHLPDKYILKRWTQAAKNVEFFPTDEPNVVEAPERCLMSRHLRLSYKASALVDIASLTVEGTNFLNAQFDYIGNKMKDLNMTTTVSGGSQCRRATDRAVDIVDHQKIRTKGCGKRLKSSKEKATTQGRKCRGCGRRGVQHDKRNCPNLQDRYVFINNVNF is encoded by the coding sequence ATGGATCAATATAGTGGAGATGAACAATCGTACATCCCCCAAGTCGGTGATGATCAGAAACCCCAGATTGGTATGAGATTTGATTCGttagaggatgcattctcattCTACAACCAATATGCCCGAGAATCCGGTTTTAGCGCGAGAATGAGTAATAGCAAGAAAAgtaagaaaacaaacgaaattgTATGGAAGAAATTTGTATGCTTTAAAGAAGGGCATACAGATGATATTCGATGGAGCAAACAGACAAAAAAAGATCAACCAAGAAAAGAAAGAGCCCGTGGTGAGACTAGAACCGGATGTTTGTCCAAGATTTCAGTTGTCAAGGAACAAACAGGTCCGGGTTGGGTTGTCAGTACTTTCGTTGAAAGTCATAATCATTCATTATCGACTCCGTCGAAGGTGCATTTGTTACGCTCGCATCGCGGTATTTCTGCATCAAAAAAAATGTTGAGTCAACAATTTGCAGAAGCTAATGTGCCAACTTGTCAACAAATGAGATTATTTGAGATAGAGTCTGGTGGGCCTGAACATGTAGGTTTCATAGAAAGAGATATCAGAAACTACGAGCAAAGTGTTAGGGATGAGCATAAGGGTATTGATGCAGAAACATTGGTCGATTTCTTCGAATCTGAGAAAGAGAAGAATTCATTGTTCTTTTTTGATTATGAGACTGACTCGGACAACAGATTTACCAGGTGTTTTTGGACTGATCATGTGTCAAGAAGGGCATACACTGCTTTTGGTGACGTGGTTGTGTTTGATACTACATACAACACCAACAAATATGGGATGATTTTCGCACCATTTGTAGGagttaatcatcatcatcagaccaTTCTTTTTGGTTGTGGATTGTTGAGTGACGAAAAAACAGATTCTTTTGTTTGGTTGCTTAATAAATTCCTAGAAGCCATGTGTCAAGGTGCCCCAAACTTGATTATCACTGACCAAGATCCGGCTCTGACGAAAGCCATATCACAAGTTTTTCCTCGAACAACACATCGATATTGTTTGTGGCATATACTGAACAAATTCTCTGAGAAATTAAACCCAATGACTTTCCGTGATCACTACGAAAGCATAAGGAATGCCATTCTACATTCCTCCACAGATGAGGAATTTGAGAGTTCCTGGGAAGCTGCTATGTCTAATGCTAACTTGGAACAACATGATTGGCTGTCGTTGATGTTTGATTTGCGACATAAATGGGTGCcagcatattttaatcatgtatTTTCTGCGGGTATGTCAAGTAGTCAGCGGTCCGAAAGTTCACATGCTTTTTTCAAGAGATATATATCTAGCAAGAACTCATTGATGGATTTTATCATTCGTTTCAATAAGGCACTCCGGCACCAAAGACACAATGAGTTAGTTGCAGATCATGTCGATATGAATGAGCGTCCCAAGCTACAGTCCAAATGGCCAATGGAATCTCAGATGGTGACGGTTTACACGAAAAAGAAATGGTTGGAGTTTCTAGAAGAAATGAGTCAGAGTCATGGTTATTACGTGCAAACAGAATCTGTGGGAAATGAGTTTGGGATTTACAAGGTAATGAATTTTCAagcttcttcttcttcgaaacCAAGAGTGCTTACACATGTCATACAAGGGGATGATATATTGTGCAGTTGTATGAAATTTCAGTTTGAGGGCATTCCATGCAGGCATATGTTAGCATTTTTTCGTATAAACCAAGTCTTTCATTTGCCTGATAAATATATACTGAAACGTTGGACGCAAGCAGCAAAGAATGTAGAATTTTTTCCTACAGATGAGCCAAATGTGGTTGAAGCTCCAGAAAGATGTTTGATGTCAAGACATTTGAGGTTATCCTATAAAGCTTCTGCATTAGTTGATATTGCATCATTGACTGTTGAGGGAACAAATTTCTTGAATGCACAGTTTGATTATATTGGCAACAAAATGAAAGATTTGAATATGACTACAACAGTAAGCGGTGGAAGTCAATGTAGAAGAGCCACAGATAGGGCTGTTGATATCGTTGATCATCAAAAAATTAGAACAAAGGGATGTGGGAAGAGATTAAAGTCATCAAAGGAGAAGGCAACCACACAGGGAAGAAAATGTCGTGGGTGTGGACGCCGAGGTGTGCAGCATGACAAGCGTAACTGTCCAAATTTGCAAGACAGGTATGTGTTTATCAACAATGtaaatttttag